In a single window of the Phaeobacter sp. G2 genome:
- the ffh gene encoding signal recognition particle protein, with protein MFENLSERLSGVFDRLTKQGALSEEDVKTALREVRVALLEADVSLPVARDFVKKVQDQATGQSVTKSVTPGQQVVKIVHDALVDVLRGDEDLGTLKVDNPPAPILMVGLQGSGKTTTTGKLAKRLKDKEGKRVLMASLDVYRPAAMDQLAVLGAQIGVDTLPIVAGQKPVDIAKRAKQQAALGGYDVYMLDTAGRLQIDEVLMQEVEDVAAVVSPRETLLVVDGLTGQVAVEVAEEFDAKIGISGVVLTRMDGDGRGGAALSMRAVTGKPIRFVGLGEKMDAIETFEPERVAGRILGMGDIVALVEKAQETIEAEQAERMMKRMMKGHFNMNDLKMQLEQMQQMGGMEGMMSMMPGMGKMAKQVQDAGMDDKVIKRQIAMIQSMTKKERANPGLLQASRKKRIVAGAGMQVSDLNKLLKMHRQMSDMMKKMGKMGKGKMLKQAMKGMLGKGGGMGDMAGMDPSQMDPKALEAAAKAMGGGKGMPGGLPGLGGMGGMGLPGGLSGFGKKK; from the coding sequence ATGTTTGAAAATCTATCCGAACGGCTTTCCGGGGTCTTTGACCGGCTGACCAAACAGGGCGCCCTGTCCGAGGAAGATGTCAAAACCGCCCTGCGCGAAGTCCGCGTTGCCCTGCTAGAGGCCGATGTCTCGCTGCCGGTGGCACGTGATTTTGTCAAAAAGGTTCAGGACCAGGCCACCGGACAGTCGGTGACCAAATCGGTCACCCCCGGCCAGCAGGTCGTCAAAATCGTGCATGATGCACTGGTTGACGTGCTGCGCGGCGACGAAGATCTCGGCACGCTCAAGGTGGACAACCCGCCTGCGCCGATCCTGATGGTCGGTCTGCAGGGCTCTGGTAAAACCACCACCACCGGTAAACTGGCCAAGCGGCTGAAGGACAAAGAAGGCAAGCGGGTGCTGATGGCCTCGCTCGATGTCTATCGCCCGGCTGCGATGGATCAGCTGGCAGTTCTGGGCGCCCAAATTGGCGTCGACACCCTGCCGATCGTCGCCGGCCAGAAACCCGTTGATATCGCCAAGCGCGCCAAACAGCAGGCCGCGCTGGGGGGCTATGACGTCTACATGCTGGACACCGCCGGTCGCTTGCAGATCGACGAAGTCCTGATGCAGGAAGTCGAGGATGTCGCGGCGGTGGTCTCCCCCCGTGAGACCCTGCTGGTGGTCGATGGTCTGACGGGTCAGGTCGCGGTTGAAGTGGCTGAAGAATTTGACGCCAAGATCGGCATCTCCGGCGTGGTGCTGACCCGGATGGATGGCGACGGCCGTGGCGGTGCCGCCCTGTCGATGCGCGCGGTGACCGGCAAGCCGATCCGCTTTGTCGGTCTGGGCGAAAAGATGGACGCCATCGAGACCTTCGAGCCAGAGCGCGTCGCAGGCCGTATCCTGGGCATGGGCGACATTGTTGCCCTGGTTGAAAAGGCGCAGGAAACCATCGAGGCCGAACAGGCCGAGCGCATGATGAAGCGCATGATGAAGGGTCATTTCAATATGAATGACCTGAAAATGCAGCTGGAACAGATGCAGCAGATGGGCGGCATGGAAGGCATGATGTCGATGATGCCCGGCATGGGCAAAATGGCCAAGCAGGTGCAGGACGCCGGCATGGACGACAAGGTCATCAAACGCCAGATCGCCATGATCCAGTCGATGACCAAGAAAGAGCGCGCCAATCCCGGCCTACTGCAGGCCAGCCGCAAAAAGCGTATCGTGGCCGGCGCGGGTATGCAGGTCTCTGACCTGAACAAGCTTCTGAAAATGCACCGGCAGATGTCGGACATGATGAAGAAGATGGGCAAGATGGGCAAAGGCAAGATGCTGAAGCAGGCCATGAAGGGCATGCTCGGCAAAGGCGGCGGTATGGGCGACATGGCGGGTATGGATCCCAGCCAGATGGACCCCAAAGCGCTGGAAGCAGCGGCCAAAGCCATGGGCGGCGGCAAGGGTATGCCCGGCGGTCTGCCCGGTCTTGGTGGCATGGGCGGCATGGGTCTGCCCGGCGGTCTTTCTGGCTTTGGTAAAAAGAAATAA